Below is a genomic region from Bacteroidia bacterium.
GAATTGCCGAAGAGGCTGATATTTTGGCTTTTACATACAAACAATTGTATCCATAAAACGTTACTTCATAGCTTTAATGCACTATATTTGTTCTTTTAAAAAATCAACAATGGAGGCATTAGAAACTTCCCGGAAATTTACAATCTGGAAAAACTCACTTCAAAAATCAGGTGTTATTTTAAATAGTATGGAAGAGCTTTCTACCATTCGTAAAGGGAATGGAGAAGTCCTTTTTTCATTGTTGCGAATTGATGCTCAGGATAATTCAGGGACTCCTTTATTACCTATTGTTTTGCTGCGGGGTCATTTTGTTTCGGTACTTACTTGCTTTATCGAGCAAGAAAGCGGCAATAAATTTTTATTATTAGTAAAACAACGCCGGGTAGCTAACGGAGAAGTTTTTTACGAACATCCTGCCGGAATGTGTGACAGTGAAGCCGACCCCTTGAAAGTAGCCTGCAAAGAAGTCTTTGAAGAAACAGGCTTTGAAGTTAGGCCAGAACAACTGCACGCCATTAACGATGAACCTTTTTATAGCTCCCCCGGCTTATTGGACGAAGGCGGATACTTCTTTTGGTGTGAAATTACCTTGCCTAAAAAAGAAATAGAAGACTTCAAAGCCAGAAAAACCGGCGCTGCCGGAGAAAGCGAATTTATTGAAACAGATGTAGTTCCAATTGAAGAAGCCTTTTTCTTGATGAACAACACCAATGGAATGCTTAATTTACTGATGTACCTCAATGCGCGTACCGCTACATTCAAGAAAAAAGCATAATGCAGCATTTTGTAGCTGACAATGCCGAAATAGCCTCAGATCTATGGGATAATTTTATTCAAAAATGTAGTGGAGCATCCATTTGTGCTCGATATGGCTGGTGGAGTATTGTAGCCCCAAACTGGAAAGCTCTTATTATTACAGATGATTCAGGGAAATGGATGGCTGTGCTGCCATTTTGTCGGCACAAGAAATTCTACTTTATCAATACACTTTCACCTCCGTTTTGGACACCCTACACAGGACCTTACATTCTCAAAAACAACCTCATAGATTATCCCAAAAGTCAATATTTACATAAAATTTGGAGCTATTTAATTGCTGTTCTACCAAAATTTAGCTTTATACAGCTTAGTTTACCCATAGGAGTTGCTTGGAGTAATGAATTAAAAACAGCCGGCTTCAAAATCATTCCTAAGCTATCTTATGTAGCTGATTTTCAAAACATAACTTGTTTTCCGGTTATGCAACCTCAATTAGCGCATAAGCTACGGCAGGCTGAACGGCAGCATTTTGTGCTAAAAGAGGTCGGGCTTGATGAGTTGGATTGCCTGTTAAGTTTCCCCCAAAATCAAAAGAAGTATTCTGTCGAAAAAATAGCCGTCCTGAAAAAACTGATAACCTCATTTTCTGGTCAGCCTCTTATTGGATTATTTTCTGAGAATCAGGAATTGGCTGTTATCAACTGGGCACCAAGCTATGCTTCTGTTTGGCTTAATGTATTAACGGTTTCAAATCCAAATCTTCAGACAAGTCGTGCTACTGCCGGTTTTTTGTTAAAACATCAATTAGACCGAGCATTTACTCAACAGGAGATTTTTGATTTTGAAGGTTCTGAAATACCGGGTGTAGAGATGTTTTACCGAAGATTTGGCTTTGAACCTTACAATTACTTTGTTGTTACCAAACACCCTTTTTCTTCTTTATTGCCTACTTGGGTATAAAAAAATCTCAAAACCCAAAAAAAGAAAACGCTCTCTTATCTGTTTTGTATGCGTAAGCATTTTATTCAAATAAAAGAGCGTTTTCTTTTGTAGAACTTGTTTAACCTTTACTTATCAACAACAAGAGAAAGTCTTTTGTCAATCGTTCAAAGACTAAAACAATATTTATTCAACCATGATTTTTTGATAGCCTACTGTTTTTTCCTGTAAATCAATTACTTGAACCCAGTAAAAGCCTGCGGAAACTTTGTCTAAGGATATTGTATAGGTTGTTTGTCCGGCAAGAGAGACCTTTTGTTCTTGTATTGTAGCTCCCATAGCGTTCATCAGTGAAATTTGCCAATTACCATTTTCTTTGGGTAATGCGATGTTTAAGGTTTGTTTAGCAGGGCTTGGAAAAGCTGTGAAGCTAAGATTATTTGCTAACTGTGAACGACTTACTACAACTATATTGAGGGAGTCTTTTTTAATATTGCTGGCATTATCAGCACATAATGTTTTGAGTGTAAACAAGTAACGTCCTTCTTGCAATGAATCTGGAATTGGTAAAGAAAGTGATAAGTTGGGGGTTACAATATTTTTTTCTGGGCCTACTGTGGGGCTTACTTGTTGCCATGAAAAACGGTAGGCAATAGCTCCTGTAACGGCAGCCCAAGAGGCTTCTACTTGCTGGGGCGGGGTGGTTGTAAAGCTAACACTGAAGCTAACTGGGGCAGCACACGCTGGTGAACAGCCGTGTTTGCGCGGGTTAAAGGCATCTGCATTATTTCTGGGGGTAAGTTTTACCACGTTCCATTGATACATCAATATACCCTGTAAACTGTCAAAGGTGGTAGAATCCGTAATTAAGCAAACGGGTACATTCATAAGGCCATCTGTATTTGCCCATAGGGTGTCATTCACATAGGAAAAGTTCAGAGATGTAAAAATATTATTCGTTTGGCGGCCGGCAGAAACACGCAGGCCGTTTATGGAAGGTGTGGAAGTAAGTCCCACACGGTAATCTCCATTATTTACAGTGCTGGTTGGCTCTACGCGGGTACTCTTTACCCGCAAGTTAGAATCCGTTATCCTGATGAACATACTTTCATAAGCTTCGGTAGCAATAGATTGAGTATCTGAAAACTGTGTTGCCGATAAAACCAATGGAGTAATGGAATTGCCGGTACTGATTACATTGGCAGTAGCTTCTGTGATTTGGGTATGGCCAAAATATTCGGTAACTTTTCCATTTACTGAAACCTTATCGCCTATTTTTAGCTTGGTAATACTGGTATCTCCTATTAATTGGATACCGGCCCAAGCATTTTTACCTTCTTGTTGAATAAAAATATAACCCAAATCATTCACGGAAGCAGTAACAACTCCCTGAACATCAGAAACATGCATATCTACATAGCCGGATTCATATCTCCTGGAAGTTGAGCGTTGAATTTCTTGAGATGTTTTTTGAATATCTACAATTTCGCAGCCGTTTTGGTTTGTTGTATAGCATTGCGGCGCAAATATTGGGAATGAAACTGTTTGAGAATCTAAGTCTGTTGCGGTAACGTAGTAGTGTACAAAGGTTTGGTTAGGTTGCGGAGGAATAGTAGCTGTCCATTGGTTCGTAGAGCCGGGTACTTTGGTCATCGGAATTGAATCATAATTTAGGTTTGTTTCTCCGATAGCATACCTTACATTTGCTCGTACTACGGAATCTGCCGGATAAGCGATATGGTCAATTGTGGCAGTTACAGTTATGGAATCTGTTGGTTTTGGGCAGGCGATGTTACGCACCATTGAGGTAATATTGGGCGGAAATTGGCCAATGGTCATTCCTAAAGTATCAAAAACGTGCAGTTCATAATAAGAAGTTGGAAGAAAAGCTCTATGAAACACGATACCCCGAATTTCTGAATAAACTGTTCCTAATTCAGGTTTTGTGTAGCCGTGAGTTTGGTTTCTTTGAAAGAAATAAGCATCCCATACTTTTATTTCTCCACCGGAGGCATCTCTTACGGTAAAATCTCCACGTGCAGGGTTTGTAGAAACCTGAATTACAGAGGCATCTTTAATCGAAATATAGGAGCCTTGCCATTCTTCGCC
It encodes:
- a CDS encoding NUDIX hydrolase; translation: MHYICSFKKSTMEALETSRKFTIWKNSLQKSGVILNSMEELSTIRKGNGEVLFSLLRIDAQDNSGTPLLPIVLLRGHFVSVLTCFIEQESGNKFLLLVKQRRVANGEVFYEHPAGMCDSEADPLKVACKEVFEETGFEVRPEQLHAINDEPFYSSPGLLDEGGYFFWCEITLPKKEIEDFKARKTGAAGESEFIETDVVPIEEAFFLMNNTNGMLNLLMYLNARTATFKKKA
- a CDS encoding T9SS type A sorting domain-containing protein is translated as MTRFWLFLGLFLGLGYCIHAQTPTTISQIMTVNDSIAPNDTSVLKGGYVSVRGVVVQSPKEWYQYFVPGSASFWIQDSAKHGSKTGLQVRISSVASAQATGAIDLLPGQYVEVIGTVGYYSGETQLTLDTLTTVTVLANGIPLAGPDTLQLITLNSTSTTSVPTGEEWQGSYISIKDASVIQVSTNPARGDFTVRDASGGEIKVWDAYFFQRNQTHGYTKPELGTVYSEIRGIVFHRAFLPTSYYELHVFDTLGMTIGQFPPNITSMVRNIACPKPTDSITVTATIDHIAYPADSVVRANVRYAIGETNLNYDSIPMTKVPGSTNQWTATIPPQPNQTFVHYYVTATDLDSQTVSFPIFAPQCYTTNQNGCEIVDIQKTSQEIQRSTSRRYESGYVDMHVSDVQGVVTASVNDLGYIFIQQEGKNAWAGIQLIGDTSITKLKIGDKVSVNGKVTEYFGHTQITEATANVISTGNSITPLVLSATQFSDTQSIATEAYESMFIRITDSNLRVKSTRVEPTSTVNNGDYRVGLTSTPSINGLRVSAGRQTNNIFTSLNFSYVNDTLWANTDGLMNVPVCLITDSTTFDSLQGILMYQWNVVKLTPRNNADAFNPRKHGCSPACAAPVSFSVSFTTTPPQQVEASWAAVTGAIAYRFSWQQVSPTVGPEKNIVTPNLSLSLPIPDSLQEGRYLFTLKTLCADNASNIKKDSLNIVVVSRSQLANNLSFTAFPSPAKQTLNIALPKENGNWQISLMNAMGATIQEQKVSLAGQTTYTISLDKVSAGFYWVQVIDLQEKTVGYQKIMVE